The Maniola jurtina chromosome 3, ilManJurt1.1, whole genome shotgun sequence genome segment AATAACCTGGCTCAGTGAGGCACGCTATGCGAGTAATTCCCACAAGGCCGTGCGCCGCTTATGTTTACCGATATAACATTACACTGCTAACTAGACTTTGGACTTGAACGTTTTTGCAAATCATCTTTACTCGTTatatttaatacatattttcccgaaatagtaaaatcttattctattctataagaTAAAGGATATTTTATAACTGTTCTGTATAGCGAAGTGATGCCGATAGGTGTAGGAAACAAATAGCAATATTAATTGCCTGAGACAACACCCCCAAGTGTAATTTGACCGATAAGTACCATATTAGGTGTTTATTGGctattaattacctactatttagtatttactagCTATATATTTCTAGCAACATTGATCCAGGTAATTAAATAGGTTGcttaaaatacctaggtacctacctctttgTTGTCAGCGTCTCAAACGGCATACTTACGAGGagatatttattatgttaaggttaaattaaattaaaaacgcCTGAGTTTTGTACAATTTCTTTTTAATGTCTTTGTTTATGTTGCAGCTTTGCGAATTTATGATTTTGCGATTGCAtggattatttttttttacaattaagtaCATGCAAATTAATTTTCCGTAAATTGaaatatatcacatttatatCAATTAATGTCGGTActttaaagatttatttaaatttcacaCAAAGTTTTATTATCCTTAGTAGGGAgcaaagtaaaattaattaagtataaaaaatattatcactgTGTACAAGGGATAGtttacttatgtacctacttactaataaaaataaaaatatacaattgagtaaaccagtaggtaggtacgtaggtccTTAAATTACCTCTTAGTAATTatcagaaaattaaaataatatttgaggACCTATCtatcttaaaactaaataaGGAATGTTTTCCACATCAGATCATACTCGTACATGGGGTAACCGCAGAATATTTTTTGCTAGTAGTATTACATTGGAAAGACCCTGTAACTCATTCTACACTTTAATCTCTCGGTAACAGCCTGGTAATACTTACAGATCCCCAAATTGAGTATCAAAATAAACTAATCTACTATCTACTTACGCTAAAATTACTATTCCTAATATTTTCTACCTCCCtacttgtatttataatatgagcaAAGCTCGAGGTAGCAAACAGGTAGTAAGATCACAAAATCaggttttttcttttgtttatcTATTCGTCTCTATTACAAGTATAgctgttttaattaataataataaaacgttttacatctaaattataatttacaatgTGTGTGATCGCCTCGAATTGAAACCTGGCTTTCTATGAGTCCGGAAAGGCAGACTTGGACAAATATTATTGAAAACTGTCTTGGGATTTTACGTTACCTAGTTCGTACGTTACGTAAGTAGTGACGTAGGAAAATGTGTATTTATTAGATAGACAGTAGATAACTATATTGCACAGTCAAAGTCCtgaatatttatatttggtTCGAGAAATCCTCTTCTGAGGGCATCAAGGAGGGGCCAAGGTCGGCAGGAGCATCTTCCGCGCCAGTCGTCTAAGTCGAGGGCCCACAAGCCGACTCCTCGCATACCCGAGCGGGACATCACCGCTGATACACTGAAGATGTCGTAAGGCCGCAAATACGACACCCATTGAGATCCATGCACTGCATAAGTACCCTCCATACTTGGTACCACATTCCAATCATCTGATTTCGCCTCTCTGCAAATCTgtggtaataattttataagtttagcAAAAATCGGTCATTCATAATTTTAGTTATCAGTTGTACACtaaaataataatccatactatgaTATCCTTGTccttactaacattataaatgtgaaagtgtgtctttcaGTGTATTACCTTTTCAAGACACATCCACTTTTGACGAGATACGGAAataatttgaatgaaattacaaaatcaaaaagtttccacgagatttttaaaaaacctagatcGTTTGAAGTCCCGGACATCATCTAATTTGTATACAATGGTTCAATTGGTCTGGCTTACCTCATAATAAGCTAAAAATCCAGGGATTCGTGTAAACGCGCCTGCTTTGCCTGGACCAACTATAGGTGCTCCAACACCAGTATTGAGATTACTTCTCAGAGTGTAAGAGCGGCCGTACGCAGGCAGACCCATCACGAGCTGACGAGCTGGTACTACGCTCGACCAAAAACCGATGATCGCTTGCTGTAAAACAAAGACAGTAGCTTATGAACAAAATTGTTCAAGTAAGTACAATGAACAATAATTTCcaataatttagtttaaaaaaaatgtaaagatGAGCCACTATAGTCTTCGTCTACTCTTGTTTGGTGGTTTttcgaagtgctggatcagcaaTTCACTTTGCTTGTGTCAAGTAGCTAGAAGAAGGCACAAAAGCAAGAGAAGAACAATACacagaaaaaatctgaataTTATATTGTTCTTTAAATAGAAGGCTTATCGATGCTTTAGTCAATGTAGCTTCTGTTGTAAGTACGAGTAGTttcaagcaataaaaaaaattacaggtaTAGGAGGTGAACAAAATCGTTACCAAATTATCCGTTTTGTATGGTCCATTGTTTGTTAGCGGCAGAAGATAGGCAGTTTTTCTTGAATCAGAAGATTCATAATAATCGTTAGCTGCTATGATCATCCAGTCCAGCGTCGCAGTAAGTATTGGCGGGTCGTAGGCCAATGCTGCAACTTCTGGATTTGGAGCTACTACCGCTGATAACTCGTAATTATGACGACGTAATACCCTCGCCAGTTCAGTTATTAATATACTGAAATTATCTTTGTCGGATGAATCCTTGTATGTGCATGGTGCCTgtaaaaagaaattaattcaaattttGTCGGTAAAGCGTGTAGCGTAGTGGTTTAAGACGTCGCGTCGGTCTGCTATTTTCAGGGCATTGAGGTTTGATTCCGGTAACGcaggagttatgtgcgttttaagcaattaaatattactaattaaatattactaatGTATATGAAACAATGTGACGAAACCTGTATGCCCGGGGGTTCTCCgttatgttctcaaaagtgtataaagtctgccaatccgcacttagccagcgtggtggactactgGCCAAACTTCTCATTCTAAGTGGAGACTCGTGCTCTATAAtaagctggcgatgggttgatgatgatgatgatgataatcttTTTCGTTAAAAAcacaaagaaatataaataaaaatcgtaatgaaAATGCTGACCTCTTTGCATACGGGATATTGCCATGCTATCTGTACTCCGTCAAATTTCcacttttgtaaaaatttcatgACAGATTTCACAAACGTTTTTCTCCTTTCAGGATCAGCTACAACTTGGCTCCATTTAGAATCTAATGAGTTTTCAATTCCACCTATTCCTATAATAACTTTGGCGCCCTTCAATTTGTAATCTGTTATTCTTCCATAGAAATCTGTAAACAGAGAGTTTAAGGAATAATGAAAATcattataggtacatagtatgTAATATTGTGACTAATAAGGGGTAGGCATAGCTGAAGCTTTACCATTGCTAATGTCCAGCTCTGGATTACCAGGAACTACTGTACTACTAGCGCTGTCCAGATGTGCCCATGCGTAAATAATGTGTGAGCAATGAGACGAGTCCATTTGCTCTGGTCCAAAACTGCCATTGTCTTTCCTGAAATAGTTAAAAATTCATACTACTGTTGTTAACTTTTCCAAAGCTGAGtagcttttttgtttgaaatatagacagtgtggctaattctgttgtacaccaTCTCTTAATTAAACTAAATGGACAGGTCTAAATCCAATGTCATCCTTTTCCGcaaggagcattatgaaagtcAATAAATATCTGAATTCTTCAATTCTAAATAATCCTAGAAACATATAAAATGTTTCTACTTATGTCCGTTACAGACTTTGAAACAATACAACCGATGTATCTATCCCAAACCAGTTTTATtagaaactagctgacgcccgcgacttcgtccgcgtggatttaggtatttcgaaatcccgtgggaactctttgattttccgggataaaaagtagcctatgtgctcacccaggatattatctatctccattccgaaattcagccaaatccgtccagtggttgttgcgtgaagaagtaacaaacatacacacacacacacacacatacaaactttcgcctttataatattagtgtgatatcacaATGCAAAGATAATGATTTTAGACCACTAGAACAATGCATCAGGTATTTTAATTCGGTTTTATTGAACAAGGACGTAGAGTTAGAAGTTGCAAAATATTTAGAAGTTTGAGACTATTCTGTTGGATATTGCTAAggtagaataaataaattcaagaaGATGCAGCATATAAATGATACATGTAGGTACAGTGATCATCAAGGTTTCGATCTTATTCGAGTTTAATTCACTCGTCGTTGTAAAACAATTTCATCTAGGTAGGTAATCATACAACAGCTTATCAAAGCTTATCTGCTCATATTTACAAATGATAGGTACGCTCTGTTGATAACTTACAATATgagtatttttatctacataAAAAAACACAGATTTACTTTAGTGCCCATCTTACCAACCTTAGTTTCCAATTTCAAAATGTTACATTTCATCATCACGATTATCTTATAACCATATCAAATGGATGGATGTTTTTTGAGTTCGGTTTGATTCTCTTAAGAGTCCTATATAACATGATTATCAAGTTATTTAAAACTTAGGTACATATCTACTTCAGAATATACATATTCTGAATCTTACCTGTAATACGCCCAATTAGTAAAGTAGCACGCAATAATAGGCTTGTGTTCTGTTTCAATTTCGTTTTTCTCGTCCGTTATTCTTAGACTCGCCTTGCCCTTGCATCTAGATTTACTTGGAAAATCGCAGTGATTCTGCAATAATGAAAGAAATATTCTATAACGTGATAGTTAATTTATCTTGTTGACTCCGTTGTAAGATTAATTTTTAAACACCGGTGTCCCAAATTGTGGAGGCACCATAAATTATCTGGTGgatcaaaaattataatcaaaaattttaatgtaGGCCTAACTGGTATCGCTTAGGCTACGTTAGTGGCTCAACCGGTTCGAAATGCCAAGAGCCGggaagaaactcagcagttgcccttttcaaatcataaaaagttacaataatatGTAACAATACAACTACACCGTCATATGGGCAACTGAAAACTCAGCCGGATACTTCCACGCAACTTTGTACTAATGAGTTCATCAATTGTATAATAGCCTCGACTTATCTGCAAATCGAACTCGTATAAAATTACCTGGCTCCAAACAAGCGGGGACGGGCATGTCAGCTCAATGTACTGTCCATTAATACACAAGTAATACTTGGCACAATCAGATTCATCCTCTTTAAACGTAACCCCAGAGCACGATCTCCCGTCTAATGAAGATCCATCAACAGGGATATTCTAGAAGAATATAATTTCCAAAGttaaattttgcaatattttttatgtGTTCCAAATAAGTGGCAGGaggtaataggtacttacgtcGTTATTACTGTCGACGTCAAAAAGAGCTGGTATATCTTCATCAGTCTCAGTAGTTGTGATCGCAACTGTGTCCGGCGGACTTTGAACTGCGGGAAAATTAAATCTGTATAAAACTTTATGGGGTACAATAGTTTAAGCATTATCATAATTTTCAGTTAAATTAAGCTTCTTTTGTTTGAAGTCGTTACGCTTATTTGCTTTAAGATATTGAGCTTTTTAGATTTCTATTAgatcagtaggtatatttacatttttctaatTCTAAGTTACAAATACTTACTTTCTTCCAAAGAACATAGCGGTGGTGCCTCCTGTCCTCTTAATACATGGTTAATAGTGGCTAGTAACGGAGATTTTCCGCAGCCACAATTCTGGCCATTGAAATCATCCAAATCGAGAGTCCATGCCATGACACCGCCAAGTTCCATCGCACGAACGTATTCAGCCTTGTGACGTACAATGAAGTCATCGTCAAACGAGACCCATTGATCGTTCAGAGTTGCGTATGGTCCCATTCGACCCCCTGGGTCGCGAACTACTCGCCATCCTTGAACTTTAATGCGTTCACAAATCTGAAGGTAGACACAACATTAGTAACTTAGaaaaaaaatgagattttttttaCGCGATATCAATTTTCATACCTCATAAAATGACAAGAATCCACGAGCTCTCGTCTCTTCTCCAGCTTCGCCGCCGGCGTAACTTGGTGCTCCTAAACCGTTGCCTGAATTTTCTTCCAAAGAGAAGGACTGTCCGTAGAATGGCACACCCAATATTAACTTGTGACGTGGAGTACCTTTACTCAGCCAGTAATTAACGGTGAAGTTctgaaatataattaataatctgAATGAGTATTTATTAGCCTACAAGTGTAGTTaacaaattgaataaaattattaaaaaatatttataatttattcgcATTTGTTTGGATTAAAGAGGTTTTACCGCGTTAAGTGTTTTGTCGTCGTCTGTATCAGCGGCATACATAGGTGCTAAATGGCCTGTCTTCTTTTCCCATTGTCCGTGGTAATCATACGTCATCAAAGATATCCAATCTAGATTCCTAGCGAGGACTGGAATTTCATACgctaaaaaacaataaattaattagtagCTATCATATAAACTGAATCTATAAATACTAATTTTGTAATGACTTGAATAGTAAAGTACCTAAGTCTATGATACGTTTGCTTCCCGACACGGCAGCAGACAGAAGAAGGCCGCGAGGAACAAATGCGCTTCGTAGTTCTTTGACCAGTGCAGCAAAGCCTTGCTTGTCCGAGCTTGGCCCTTTTTCACATTCAGCCTTAAAACAGTTTACATATTAAAAGATGGTAATTCTTATTTGATTTTGTTCTTGCAGATGTCATAAACGTTTTACTCACTTGCCAGCATTTAGGGAATTGCCAATCGAGGTTTAATCCATCGAAGCCATACTGTCGGAGGAAGTCAGTCACATGCACAATGAACTTTCTTCTCGCGCCGGGATTGTTGACAAGTCGGGAATATTTACCGCCTGCGGAATCATTCCAGCCTCCCAAGCCGAGGAGTACTTTAACCCCATTGCTCTTCAGGGCTACCACTTTTTCGTAAAATTCTAAAAAACAATTCTTGTGTAGATAATTCTAGAAAAACGAACATAATTcgcaaaaataacaaaaaacttaCTATTTTCGACATCAAGCCAGTTGTCGTGTGGTTTGATGACCAACCTAGAACTATCCAGTGCAGCAAAAGCGTATACGATGTGGGTACAGAGAGAGGGGTCAATGTCACTCGGAGTGTATTTGCCGGCGCTTGATctgaaaaatgataaaaaaagatttaataaTGAGCtcggaaataaaataaaaagtgaaaatcGTTACTCGCATGCCAAGTTTTGTACAAACCTGTACCAAGCCCAGTTCGTGTAGTAGCAAACAACTTTATATTCTTCATCTTCCTTTTCATCGTTCACAATAGCTGTGGTAGTTGGCTTCTTAGTAGTAGTGGGACGAGCAGCTGTGGCTGTTTGAGCCGGTTCGTAGTGTGCAGGCTTCACTTCAATGTCTTCAAGATCTTCGTCTATATTATTCTGTGGTTCAGGCAAAGGTTTCGGAGATTCAAGTTCTGAATCTATATTTGCAtctaataaagtattttttatagtGTTAAGGAGCGGATATTTTCCTTGATTGCACctgaaaattttcaaattataattttttttcaatccaATTACTTGACACGTGTTTACATAGGCAAATCGAAAATTTACCTGTTTTTGAAATCGTCAAGATCTATAGCCCAAACCATGCCTCCAGCAAGACCCAGGGATTTGATGAAATTCGCTTTCTTTTTAATTATGTCCACATCGTCAAATGAAACCCATTGATTTCCTTTGTAAGCAAAAGGACCCATGCGTTGATTCGGGTCTTTAATGACTGTCCATTTGCGATCATTGATTCGTTCACAAATCTaggaaaaaattgaaatatatattttatgtacatCAGCTATGTATGTAATACGGTCTATGTTGAAATTTCAATAACCTGTACCTCGTAATAGGACAAGAAACCATTGGCTCGTGTGTATTCACCAGCGTCACCTCCTGCTATAGCTGGCATATTCAAACCACTCGAAATACGATTGTTCCATGGAATACGAGTAGTGAAAGACTGTCCATAAAGTGGTATGCCCATAACTAACTTCGACGCAGGAGCGCCCTTCTCCATCCAGTAGTGCATAGTGTAATTCTAAAAGAAAAAGTAGACATAATATACTGTCGGTTTAGAAGAAATTACAAAAGAATATTGTGAATCACACTTACAGCATTAAAGTATGTATAATCATCTTCAGGGTGATAATAAAGTGGAGCAACGTGACCAGTCTTCTTGTCCCATTGGCCGTGATAATCATAAGTCATGACAGCAATCCAATCTAAATACTTCGCTAGCACTGGAACATCATAACCAGCGTCGATAACCATTTTACTGGGCGATACAGCAGAAGATAACAATAATCCTTTAGGCTTAAATGCGGCTGAAAGTTCTCGTACTAGGTTTGCAAAGCCTTCTTTGTCTGAGTCGGGACCCGCAGAACAATCTACCTACAATAACAAGCAACAGTTATTAATTTGAAATatcatatataaataaataaaaaggttgAAAATTTATACTCTCATAGTTTACCTGCCAACATTTAGGATATTCCCAATCTAAATCTAGTCCATCGAAATTATAATTCTCTATGAACTGAAGAGTGTGCGCAACAAATTTAGCACGCGCTTGAGGATCATTGACTAAAATAGAGTATTTGTCTCCAACTGAGTCTTTCCATCCACCTATGGCGAGAGACACTTTTGTGCCATACTTTTTGTACTCTACAACCTTGTCGTAGAAAtctataacaatataaaaattaattatggcAAGAAAAAAATGcagtataaaaattaattatgacaagaaaagaaaaaaaaaacaattatgaaaaaatatatatccaAAGTGTACATACGGTTTTCAATATCTGCCCAAGGATCGTGTGCTTGTATAAGACCATCTTTACCCAATACTGCGAAGCCATAAACAATGTGAGTACACAGTGAGGGATCCATATCCTCTGGAGTGAATTTACCCAGACCAGGTCGATACCAGGACCAATTTGTGTAGTAACATACTAGCTTGTATGGcgctaaaaaggaaaaaaatatcatttataaaaaaatcactaTCGTTTCTATAACTTTGATTTAAGTACAAATAATTTGACGTACTGTTTAGAAGTTCTGGCTTAGTACCAGGTTCCACTAAATCTGTGATTGGCTTAGACGGTGCGGGAAGAGCCTCGGTGTCTTCTGGTTCCATTTCTGCTGGTGGCAATGTCGTAGTTGTAGTAGTAACTTTTTGGACTTTGCATTGAGCGTTGGCGGGCCAGTCGCAAATTTGTTTTTCCTatcagaaagaaaaaaatccatgTTTCAGttcatctaaattattttcAGTAATACTTTCAATTTTATGTAATTGCTGATTCTGTCCAGTTGGTTGGTAGGTAATTAGGTCCAATGATAATTATTGTACCATAGATTTGTTACGTTCATACTATTGCACGCTATTTAAGTCATTCTCGCATTGTTTAGATTATACTAAATTAGTCCCTAGATATTAAAAATGTTACCTGGTTCCAATGTAAACCAGCACTGCATGCAAACTCTTCAAATTTCCCGAATAGACAGTGCAGGTAGCTAGTACAGTCATTTGGATCGTTGGCATACTGTCCGCTCTCACAGAATGctgaaaatgataaaatataattttatacatttattttaatatgccTCTATAATTTACGGTCACTATGATTCTTCCACTGGTTCGGATATTCCGAATCTAGCCTATTCTTTCGAAAAGAGTTCGCGGAACTAATTTTTAAAAGCGAAAcatctatttttataatttgacaATCATTTTCTTCATATCTTCTTTAGATGGATGTAGTCTGTGGAGCTAATTTTTATGGATTGCATGCATCATGTTATTTCCATATCCCACTATATAGGATGATAATAAAACTTACTTGGTTGCTCATCATTGAGAATAGCACTTGGTTTAATGTCTGAAGTGGGAGAGGTGACTTGTCTCCTGTCGGTACAGGAGCTGGCCCTGGGGAAGTCACACTGCGAATGTTGCTGGTTCCACACGAGGCCCGGCGCGCAGCTCTGAGCGATGAGCGCGCCGTTGACGCAGACGTAGAATTTCTCGCAGCGAGGATGTGCATGGTATGTGCCGGTGGAGCAGCGCTGGTAACAACAATATACCCATATCATAAATAcaagtgtgtgtttgtttgttagtttgtcctccaattacaccgcaacggagcaacgtatCTCCgcaatttttgcatggatatagttaaagatggagagtgatataggtaTTTTAGCCAGGAAACGAGAGAGTATTTTGGCAACACACAATTAAGACTCTCTGCGGTGCCAAAATACTGTGAGGTGTGGTACAAAATAcaaggacaaaccaacgaataaacatatttttgcattaataatattgggtatgg includes the following:
- the LOC123880842 gene encoding probable chitinase 10 is translated as MGCQLIFWFLALWTTSAASPRYPDESPFARSAVETVPDHGPIAPPIRASVESIPLRSGYEEGGGRLPLRDAVEMRPIPVLDRESISKLLKDAETTSTDDESIEEFKKYYGAASHYNNDSRTDEKLQQGNANLQTLVNDPYARRLVVCYVESWAAYRAPPLAFTAGLVPKSCTHLHYAFAVLDPHNFAVIPANEDYDVVKGGYRIATGLKRRIQGLRVILSVGGAGTERLFSEMVQEPYRRNSFIDSAVQFLQDHDFDGLDLHWVYAGDRDEREKELLTTLLYELREKFSSYGFLLSTVLPPFRYQIEDGYDLSAVSGATDYTILQAWDMNQVKREDSPSKALQHSALHRDPGAPARDQRFDNVEFMVKYVLRNGMAADKLVLGIPLFGRSYTLSASTLPSPGAAVDGWGDEGQYTQTKGMLAYFEICMIEREGKGASSIDAHGNAYAVFDNQWISYDTPATVLEKMKFIKSNSLAGAAAWAIDMDDFRGLCGSPFPILSAISTSLNGEATLTDQSSLKIGSCESNTPYLASDEESCAHFHFCTGGISFRMICEDERLYDPSTGFCGHQDVGKCIPGQSLRITVEDAARFLAQAYESDFEWSSIVHKDSEYKETDRLITAYQAENKINKSNDKRVLCYMTSWAFYRRGDGKFVPEQIDTRLCTHVVYSYASLGYNDLIAKEFDPWADITNNLYERVTSLSDVKVLLGLGGWTDSAGDKYSRLVSSPASRAKFIDKIVGFLSMHNFKGLQLDWHYPVCWQSNCKKGAKSDKPNFAKFIQELSKKLHSVNMELGVALSGYKEVIESAYDLPAISSAADFMTAMTYDYHGGWENTTAHHTPITPLKRDALAYYSVEHAVKALIGGGADPKKLLLGLAFYGQSYRLADMEGPSGPGSPAAGPGESGEFTKQPGMLAYYEICYRVKNLRWKTGRQAQAGPYAYSDNQWVGYDDPKSITEKVEWALRQGLGGVAGWAIDLDDFNNRCCNEPWPLLRAAGRALGRSVPPPPTSPCERPPEPITPAPPTTTPAESDGSIVGAVDHVHHEQHTSTTWPGWNPGTTTQSTSQTWWSQPTTTPMTTTSKRPTTTTRRTTTSTTTTELPQIDDEGDACEAGEYASAPGDCESYLQCEVGHWRKHRCAPGLHWSAKANRCDWPSFAKCTVSSSSASSTTTTTLAPMTSRPPPRPTTTRPTTTTSTTTTTSRPTTTASNQGDISEGQSCNGQDYHEVAGDCNSYLHCDGSLWRLQRCAPGLHWSAAEKHCDWPRYAKCESTVPKPTTTAATKPPRPPARPTKPPTTTTVASDGPAEGDACGGNDVHAPASTCDSYLLCVSGHWSKQLCPPGLHWDKRSNRCDWVQFAMCEVRRPQQTTKRPFQNLFSSTKRPTTARTTTKRPTTYSTARTTTRKPFTYSTARTTTRRPFTYSTARTTTKSPTTQSSQYHPPTRCSTGTYHAHPRCEKFYVCVNGALIAQSCAPGLVWNQQHSQCDFPRASSCTDRRQVTSPTSDIKPSAILNDEQPTFCESGQYANDPNDCTSYLHCLFGKFEEFACSAGLHWNQEKQICDWPANAQCKVQKVTTTTTTLPPAEMEPEDTEALPAPSKPITDLVEPGTKPELLNTPYKLVCYYTNWSWYRPGLGKFTPEDMDPSLCTHIVYGFAVLGKDGLIQAHDPWADIENHFYDKVVEYKKYGTKVSLAIGGWKDSVGDKYSILVNDPQARAKFVAHTLQFIENYNFDGLDLDWEYPKCWQVDCSAGPDSDKEGFANLVRELSAAFKPKGLLLSSAVSPSKMVIDAGYDVPVLAKYLDWIAVMTYDYHGQWDKKTGHVAPLYYHPEDDYTYFNANYTMHYWMEKGAPASKLVMGIPLYGQSFTTRIPWNNRISSGLNMPAIAGGDAGEYTRANGFLSYYEICERINDRKWTVIKDPNQRMGPFAYKGNQWVSFDDVDIIKKKANFIKSLGLAGGMVWAIDLDDFKNRCNQGKYPLLNTIKNTLLDANIDSELESPKPLPEPQNNIDEDLEDIEVKPAHYEPAQTATAARPTTTKKPTTTAIVNDEKEDEEYKVVCYYTNWAWYRSSAGKYTPSDIDPSLCTHIVYAFAALDSSRLVIKPHDNWLDVENKFYEKVVALKSNGVKVLLGLGGWNDSAGGKYSRLVNNPGARRKFIVHVTDFLRQYGFDGLNLDWQFPKCWQAECEKGPSSDKQGFAALVKELRSAFVPRGLLLSAAVSGSKRIIDLAYEIPVLARNLDWISLMTYDYHGQWEKKTGHLAPMYAADTDDDKTLNANFTVNYWLSKGTPRHKLILGVPFYGQSFSLEENSGNGLGAPSYAGGEAGEETRARGFLSFYEICERIKVQGWRVVRDPGGRMGPYATLNDQWVSFDDDFIVRHKAEYVRAMELGGVMAWTLDLDDFNGQNCGCGKSPLLATINHVLRGQEAPPLCSLEEIQSPPDTVAITTTETDEDIPALFDVDSNNDNIPVDGSSLDGRSCSGVTFKEDESDCAKYYLCINGQYIELTCPSPLVWSQNHCDFPSKSRCKGKASLRITDEKNEIETEHKPIIACYFTNWAYYRKDNGSFGPEQMDSSHCSHIIYAWAHLDSASSTVVPGNPELDISNDFYGRITDYKLKGAKVIIGIGGIENSLDSKWSQVVADPERRKTFVKSVMKFLQKWKFDGVQIAWQYPVCKEAPCTYKDSSDKDNFSILITELARVLRRHNYELSAVVAPNPEVAALAYDPPILTATLDWMIIAANDYYESSDSRKTAYLLPLTNNGPYKTDNLQAIIGFWSSVVPARQLVMGLPAYGRSYTLRSNLNTGVGAPIVGPGKAGAFTRIPGFLAYYEICREAKSDDWNVVPSMEGTYAVHGSQWVSYLRPYDIFSVSAVMSRSGMRGVGLWALDLDDWRGRCSCRPWPLLDALRRGFLEPNINIQDFDCAI